From a single Budorcas taxicolor isolate Tak-1 chromosome X, Takin1.1, whole genome shotgun sequence genomic region:
- the LOC128070371 gene encoding LOW QUALITY PROTEIN: mitogen-activated protein kinase kinase kinase 13-like (The sequence of the model RefSeq protein was modified relative to this genomic sequence to represent the inferred CDS: substituted 5 bases at 5 genomic stop codons) produces MANPQEHLSCSSSPHLPLSENKAFNGLQDDLAPLGSHASLKLLKDQQEKGMVQTELAEGTNSPITTTVLTSISEDSRDQFENSVLQLREQDESEMAMSHGNSSTVGGEGTSGTEDIKIQFSRSGSGSGGFLEGLFGCLRPVWNIIGKAYSTDYKLQQQDTWEVPFQEISELQWLGSGAQGAVFLGKFRAEEVAIKKVREQNEMDIKHLRKLKHPNIIAFKGVCTQAPCYCIIMEYCARGQLSEVLRAGRKITPRLLVDWSTGIASGMNYLHLHKIIHRDLKSPNVLVTHTDAVKISDFGTSKELSDKSTKMSFAGTVAWMAPEVIRNEPVSEKVNIWSFGVVLWELLTGEILYKDVDSSAIIWGVGSNSLHLPVPSTCPDGFKILMKQTWQSRPCNRPSFRQTLMHLDIVSADVLATPQETYFKSQAEWREEVKKHFEKIKSEGTCIHRLDEELIRRRREELRHALDIREHXERKLEWANNLYMELSAIMLQLEMRXKELIKHEQAVEKKYPGTYKRHPVCPIIHPNAMEKLMKRKGLPHRPGMQAKRPDLLRSEGIPSVEVAPMASPLPGSPKLSSSSSKSQYXSKPCHRRGNSXGSHSDFVAILKNQPAQENSPHPTSLYXAEPQYPSPQHRNPLQQQYQQPPPAVLQSHHPRLNMHGQDIATCANNLRYFGPAAALWSPLSNHSQRQMPGSSPDLISMAMAADCWRSSEPDKGQAGPWGCCQADPYDPCLQCRPEQHGSLDVPSAKPVGRSPNLFKPPAHNPLLENAQGSEKMEENEFSSCRSVSSLGASHHITPPVLPRKTRPLQKSGDDSSEEEEGEVDSEVEFPRRQRPHRCISSCQSYSTFSSENFSVSDGEEGNTSDHSNSPDELADKLKDCLAEKLDDLLSQTPEIPIEISSHLDGLSDKECAVHRVKTQMSLGKLCAEERGYENPMQFEESDCDSSDGECSDATVRTNKHYSSATW; encoded by the coding sequence ATGGCCAACCCTCAGGAGCACCTGAGCTGCTCCTCTTCTCCACATTTACCTTTGAGTGAAAACAAAGCCTTCAATGGACTACAGGATGACCTCGCACCTTTGGGGAGCCACGCTTCCCTCAAGCTTCTTAAGGACCAGCAGGAAAAGGGCATGGTGCAAACTGAGCTAGCTGAGGGCACGAACAGCCCCATCACCACAACAGTGTTGACAAGCATAAGTGAGGATTCCAGGGACCAGTTTGAGAACAGCGTTCTGCAGCTAAGGGAACAAGATGAATCGGAGATGGCCATGTCTCATGGGAACAGCAGCACTGTGGGTGGAGAGGGCACAAGCGGAACTGAAGACATCAAGATTCAGTTCAGCAGGTCAGGCAGCGGCAGTGGTGGGTTTCTTGAAGGACTATTTGGATGCTTAAGGCCTGTATGGAATATCATTGGGAAGGCATATTCCACTGATTACAAATTGCAGCAGCAAGATACTTGGGAAGTGCCATTTCAGGAGATCTCAGAGCTGCAGTGGCTGGGTAGTGGAGCCCAGGGAGCTGTCTTCTTGGGCAAGTTCCGAGCGGAGGAGGTGGCCATCAAGAAAGTGAGAGAACAGAATGAGATGGATATCAAGCATTTGAGGAAGTTGAAGCACCCTAACATCATCGCTTTCAAGGGTGTTTGTACTCAGGCCCCATGTTACTGTATCATCATGGAATACTGTGCCCGTGGACAACTCTCTGAGGTTTTGCGAGCTGGCAGGAAAATCACACCTCGATTGCTAGTAGACTGGTCCACGGGAATTGCAAGTGGAATGAATTATTTGCACCTTCATAAAATTATTCATCGTGATCTCAAATCACCTAATGTTTTAGTGACTCACACAGATGCAGTAAAAATTTCAGATTTTGGTACATCTAAGGAACTCAGTGATAAGAGTACCAAGATGTCCTTCGCTGGCACTGTCGCCTGGATGGCACCAGAAGTGATACGGAATGAACCTGTCTCTGAAAAGGTCAATATATGGTCTTTTGGAGTGGTGCTTTGGGAGCTGCTAACAGGGGAGATTCTGTACAAAGATGTAGACTCTTCAGCCATTATTTGGGGGGTTGGAAGCAATAGCCTACACCTTCCAGTTCCTTCCACTTGCCCTGATGGATTCAAAATCCTTATGAAGCAGACATGGCAGAGTAGACCTTGCAACCGACCTTCTTTTCGGCAGACACTCATGCATTTGGACATCGTGTCTGCAGATGTACTTGCCACCCCACAAGAAACTTACTTCAAGTCTCAGGCTGAATGGAGAGAAGAAGTGAAAAAGCACTTTGAGAAGATTAAGAGTGAAGGAACCTGTATCCACCGATTAGATGAAGAACTTATTCGAAGGCGCAGAGAAGAGCTCAGGCATGCTTTGGATATTCGTGAGCACTAAGAGCGGAAACTTGAGTGGGCTAATAATTTGTACATGGAACTGAGTGCCATCATGCTGCAGCTAGAGATGCGGTAGAAGGAGCTCATCAAACATGAGCAGGCCGTGGAGAAGAAGTATCCTGGAACCTACAAACGACATCCTGTCTGTCCAATAATCCACCCCAATGCCATGGAGAAGCTCATGAAGAGGAAAGGCCTGCCTCACAGACCTGGGATGCAGGCCAAGCGGCCAGATCTGTTGAGATCTGAAGGCATCCCCAGTGTGGAAGTGGCTCCCATGGCATCCCCTTTACCCGGGAGTCCCAAACTGTCCTCCTCCAGCAGCAAGAGCCAATATTGAAGCAAACCATGCCACCGACGTGGGAACAGCTGAGGCAGCCACAGTGACTTTGTGGCCATCTTGAAAAACCAGCCCGCCCAAGAGAATTCACCCCATCCCACTTCCCTCTACTAAGCTGAGCCCCAGTACCCATCTCCCCAGCACCGTAATCCTCTGCAGCAGCAATACCAGCAACCCCCACCTGCCGTGTTGCAGAGTCACCATCCCAGACTCAATATGCACGGACAGGACATTGCCACCTGCGCCAACAACCTGAGGTACTTTGGTCCTGCAGCAGCCCTGTGGAGCCCACTCAGCAACCACTCTCAAAGACAGATGCCTGGCTCTAGCCCTGACCTCATCTCCATGGCCATGGCTGCAGATTGTTGGAGAAGTTCTGAGCCTGACAAGGGCCAGGCTGGCCCCTGGGGCTGTTGTCAGGCTGACCCCTATGAcccctgcctccagtgcaggCCAGAACAGCATGGCTCCCTAGACGTCCCCTCGGCCAAGCCGGTGGGGAGGAGCCCCAACCTTTTCAAGCCACCAGCACACAATCCCCTCTTGGAAAATGCCCAGGGTtctgagaaaatggaagaaaatgaattcaGCAGTTGTCGGTCTGTGTCATCCCTTGGCGCCTCTCATCACATCACTCCCCCAGTGCTACCTCGCAAAACAAGGCCACTCCAGAAGAGTGGAGATGACTCCTCtgaagaggaagaaggggaagTAGATAGTGAAGTTGAATTTCCACGAAGACAGAGGCCCCATCGCTGTATCAGCAGCTGCCAGTCATATTCCACCTTTAGCTCTGAGAATTTCTCTGTGTCTGATGGCGAGGAAGGAAATACCAGTGACCACTCAAACAGCCCTGATGAGTTAGCAGATAAACTCAAAGATTGCCTGGCAGAGAAGCTTGATGACCTGCTGTCCCAGACGCCAGAGATCCCCATTGAGATATCCTCACATTTGGATGGGCTCTCTGACAAGGAGTGTGCTGTGCACCGCGTGAAAACACAGATGTCTCTGGGCAAGCTGTGTGCGGAGGAACGTGGCTATGAGAATCCTATGCAGTTTGAAGAATCGGACTGTGACTCTTCAGATGGGGAATGTTCTGATGCCACAGTCAGGACCAATAAACACTACAGCTCTGCTACCTGGTAA